One Bdellovibrio bacteriovorus str. Tiberius DNA segment encodes these proteins:
- a CDS encoding nitroreductase family protein, with amino-acid sequence MEKNEFYQLLESRKSIRKYKAEPVPKDVIERVLAAGMQAPSGKNRQNWRFFVVTGNKRDEYLKYSQKSWLGIKDVLSQRLKPSLYDFTERFFYTLGDAPVIVFAYSHNDSEERYHTSIGSVYMAVENMNLACLMEGLGSCTMGAPLEIKEEVDQFLGVDKLPEYQRGELELLCAMVMGYPDHNPPKAPAKPRVA; translated from the coding sequence TTTTACCAACTGTTGGAATCAAGAAAGTCCATTCGTAAGTACAAGGCCGAGCCGGTTCCTAAAGATGTGATCGAACGTGTGCTGGCCGCCGGGATGCAGGCGCCTTCGGGAAAGAATCGTCAGAACTGGAGATTCTTTGTTGTGACCGGAAATAAGCGCGACGAATATTTGAAGTACTCGCAAAAATCCTGGTTGGGTATCAAGGATGTTTTGTCGCAGCGACTGAAGCCTTCATTGTATGATTTCACCGAAAGATTTTTCTACACGCTGGGTGATGCGCCGGTGATTGTGTTCGCCTATTCCCACAACGATTCGGAAGAGCGCTATCACACCAGCATCGGTTCGGTGTACATGGCGGTGGAAAACATGAATCTGGCATGTCTGATGGAAGGTCTTGGCAGTTGCACGATGGGCGCCCCTTTGGAAATCAAAGAAGAGGTCGATCAGTTCCTGGGTGTGGATAAACTTCCGGAATACCAGCGAGGGGAGCTGGAGCTTCTGTGTGCGATGGTGATGGGATACCCGGATCACAACCCCCCGAAAGCCCCCGCCAAACCGAGGGTCGCGTAA
- the dusB gene encoding tRNA dihydrouridine synthase DusB: MNPVEALKTNPFVLAPMAGITDHAFRTFIKKLDASVVVTELVSASGIEYKSDRTLKLMSFDESQRPIGIQLFGEEPEIVARAAQVAEADGCDFVDLNFGCPVPKVVKKGAGSAILKDPAAVQKMVSTVKAAIKIPLTIKIRTGWDANSRNATEICNIAYNEGVSWVAIHGRTRAQSYTGLADWDFIADVKANTKIPILGNGDILTPRQANLRLQQSGCDGVMIGRGCLKNPFIFMDALSLWRGEPVKDVKRDYVSLFQGLQKEIVAHCDEHITGIQLRKFAAWFSTGYSGAAQFRKNLFQSKSNDEIMALANEFFAGIGNVEQEDTSQEDFLMGGHG; encoded by the coding sequence ATGAATCCAGTTGAAGCCTTAAAGACAAATCCCTTTGTCCTTGCCCCTATGGCCGGGATCACGGATCACGCTTTTCGCACCTTTATCAAAAAATTAGATGCCAGTGTTGTCGTCACCGAACTTGTCAGTGCCAGTGGTATTGAATACAAGTCTGATCGCACGTTGAAGTTGATGAGCTTTGATGAATCTCAGCGCCCCATCGGTATCCAGCTTTTTGGTGAAGAACCAGAAATCGTGGCTCGCGCGGCACAAGTGGCCGAGGCTGACGGCTGTGATTTCGTGGATCTGAACTTTGGTTGTCCTGTTCCGAAGGTCGTGAAGAAGGGGGCGGGTTCCGCCATCCTGAAAGACCCGGCCGCTGTGCAAAAGATGGTTTCCACCGTCAAAGCGGCGATTAAAATTCCTCTGACAATCAAGATCCGTACGGGCTGGGATGCGAATTCCCGCAACGCCACTGAGATTTGTAATATTGCCTACAACGAAGGGGTGTCCTGGGTTGCGATCCATGGGCGCACCCGCGCTCAGTCCTATACCGGACTTGCGGACTGGGACTTCATCGCCGACGTAAAAGCCAATACCAAGATTCCCATTCTTGGAAACGGAGACATCCTCACTCCTCGCCAGGCGAATTTGAGACTGCAGCAGTCCGGTTGTGACGGGGTTATGATCGGCCGTGGATGCCTTAAAAATCCATTTATCTTCATGGATGCCCTGTCCTTGTGGCGGGGCGAGCCGGTTAAGGACGTGAAGAGGGATTATGTGAGTCTGTTCCAGGGTCTGCAGAAAGAGATCGTGGCGCATTGTGATGAGCACATCACCGGGATCCAGCTCAGAAAGTTTGCAGCTTGGTTCTCAACAGGGTATTCTGGAGCGGCTCAATTCCGTAAGAATCTATTCCAGTCCAAAAGCAATGACGAGATCATGGCCTTAGCGAATGAGTTTTTCGCTGGGATTGGAAATGTAGAACAAGAAGACACCAGTCAGGAAGATTTCTTAATGGGCGGTCACGGTTAA
- the typA gene encoding translational GTPase TypA, whose protein sequence is MIQDPKKIRNIAIIAHVDHGKTTLVDHLIKQAGTFRDNEHVEERLMDSMDLEKERGITIAAKNASFMYKDIKVNIVDTPGHSDFGGEVERILNMVDGCILLCDASEGPLPQTRFVLKKALEGGKKVIVCINKIDRSDARIQEVHNELFDLFIDLDATEEQCDFHTVYAIAREGMATLDPAVNTGSLEVLYDAIVNLVPPPTIEENAPLQVMVSNISYNDYVGRLAIGRMRAGTIKVGDEVLCVQANVQKKVKVSALFQYKVSSQVPAQEVGAGDMVVIAGMEDFTIGDTITSVLDPRPLPRIRVEEPTVGMVFSVNNGPFAGLDGKNVTSRKIIERLERELLYNVAIRVEKTDSTDAFKVVGRGELQLGVLIEQMRREGFELLVSKPTVVFKEENGKKMEPMEIAVIDIEDAYVGAVTEKLGKRKGVMTNMVQKGSGRTRLEFRIPSRGLIGYRSEFLTDTRGTGLLNTQFDGWDDYRGEIEHRLNGAMISDRKGTATSYAIWNLQERGIMMVEHGDDVYEGMIVGEHAKENDLEVNITREKKLSNVRASGSDEAIRLVPVKKFTLERAMEWIKESELIEVTPKNIRLRLRELDPHKRKTSKE, encoded by the coding sequence ATGATTCAAGATCCGAAGAAAATTAGAAATATCGCGATCATCGCGCACGTCGACCACGGTAAGACGACACTGGTTGACCACTTGATTAAACAAGCAGGTACTTTCCGTGACAATGAGCACGTTGAAGAGCGCCTGATGGACTCCATGGATCTTGAAAAAGAACGCGGGATCACAATCGCGGCGAAGAATGCTTCCTTCATGTACAAAGATATCAAAGTTAACATCGTCGATACACCGGGGCACAGTGACTTCGGCGGCGAAGTTGAGCGTATCCTGAACATGGTTGATGGTTGTATCCTTCTTTGTGATGCTTCCGAAGGTCCATTGCCACAGACTCGTTTCGTTTTGAAAAAAGCTCTAGAGGGCGGCAAAAAAGTTATCGTTTGTATCAATAAAATTGACCGTTCTGATGCTCGTATTCAGGAAGTTCACAATGAATTGTTCGACTTGTTCATCGACCTTGATGCAACTGAAGAGCAATGTGATTTCCACACTGTATACGCTATCGCGCGTGAAGGTATGGCGACTTTGGATCCAGCGGTTAACACTGGTTCCCTGGAAGTTCTTTACGATGCAATCGTAAACCTGGTTCCGCCTCCAACAATTGAAGAAAACGCTCCACTTCAGGTTATGGTTTCCAACATCTCTTACAATGACTACGTAGGTCGTTTGGCGATCGGTCGTATGAGAGCGGGAACAATCAAAGTTGGTGACGAAGTTCTTTGCGTTCAGGCGAATGTTCAGAAGAAAGTTAAAGTATCCGCTTTGTTCCAGTACAAAGTCAGCTCTCAGGTTCCGGCTCAGGAAGTTGGCGCCGGTGACATGGTTGTTATCGCGGGTATGGAAGATTTCACTATCGGTGACACCATCACTTCTGTTTTGGATCCTCGTCCACTTCCGCGTATTCGCGTTGAAGAGCCGACTGTCGGCATGGTCTTCTCTGTAAATAACGGACCTTTCGCTGGTCTTGACGGTAAGAACGTTACTTCCCGTAAAATCATCGAGCGTCTTGAAAGAGAACTTCTGTACAACGTGGCAATTCGCGTTGAGAAAACAGACAGCACTGACGCCTTTAAAGTTGTAGGCCGTGGTGAGCTTCAATTGGGCGTTTTGATCGAACAAATGCGTCGTGAAGGCTTCGAGCTTCTTGTTTCCAAACCAACTGTTGTCTTCAAAGAAGAAAACGGCAAGAAAATGGAACCAATGGAAATCGCGGTTATCGATATCGAAGACGCTTACGTTGGTGCCGTAACTGAAAAGTTGGGTAAACGTAAGGGTGTGATGACCAACATGGTTCAAAAAGGTTCCGGCCGTACTCGTCTTGAGTTCCGTATTCCTTCCCGTGGTCTGATCGGCTACCGTTCTGAGTTCCTGACTGACACTCGTGGTACAGGTTTGCTGAACACCCAGTTCGACGGTTGGGATGACTACCGTGGCGAAATCGAACACCGTTTGAACGGTGCGATGATTTCTGACCGTAAAGGCACTGCAACATCTTACGCGATCTGGAATCTTCAAGAACGCGGTATTATGATGGTTGAGCACGGTGACGATGTGTACGAAGGCATGATCGTTGGTGAACACGCCAAGGAAAATGATCTAGAAGTGAACATCACTCGTGAAAAGAAATTGTCAAACGTACGTGCTTCGGGTTCTGATGAAGCTATCCGTCTGGTTCCAGTGAAAAAATTCACTTTGGAAAGAGCGATGGAATGGATCAAAGAATCTGAGCTGATCGAAGTTACGCCGAAGAACATCCGTCTTCGTTTGCGTGAATTGGATCCGCACAAGCGTAAAACATCGAAGGAATAA
- a CDS encoding ABC transporter ATP-binding protein: MSTNVAIEIKDLTKKYDDKIAVDGINLEIYKGECFGLLGPNGAGKSTAMKMMYCSALVSSGELYVLGLNVKKNYREIKSRIGVVPQEDGLDPDFTVLENLLVYASFHNIPVAEADLRAQALLRLMKLEEYQDRSVETLSGGMKRRLAIARGLINSPEVVFLDEPTTGLDPQARVWIWDFFKHLKSEKSTLVLTTHYMEEAEQMCDRVAIIDGGRILTVGKPRDLIRELIGKEVVEFDTNPVDLNYYLGRLRAEGFSYQVIKDTVSVLVKENQEGRRVVDLIASDKIFIRKPTLNDVFLKLAGHQLRDE; the protein is encoded by the coding sequence ATGAGTACGAATGTCGCCATTGAAATCAAGGATCTGACCAAAAAATACGACGACAAGATCGCCGTAGACGGAATCAATCTGGAGATTTACAAAGGCGAATGTTTCGGGCTTCTTGGTCCAAACGGGGCTGGCAAATCAACTGCAATGAAGATGATGTATTGCTCAGCCCTGGTTTCAAGCGGAGAACTTTATGTTCTCGGCCTGAATGTTAAAAAGAATTACCGCGAAATCAAATCTCGCATAGGGGTCGTCCCGCAAGAGGACGGCCTTGATCCTGACTTCACAGTCCTTGAAAACCTTCTCGTCTACGCAAGCTTTCATAATATCCCTGTTGCTGAGGCCGATCTTCGGGCTCAAGCCTTGCTGCGTCTGATGAAGCTGGAAGAATATCAGGACCGCTCGGTGGAAACGCTTAGCGGGGGCATGAAGCGCCGTCTGGCGATTGCCCGTGGACTGATTAATTCCCCGGAAGTGGTTTTCCTGGATGAGCCAACCACCGGTCTTGATCCGCAGGCGCGGGTTTGGATCTGGGATTTCTTCAAACATCTGAAATCTGAAAAAAGCACTCTGGTGCTGACGACCCACTATATGGAAGAAGCCGAGCAGATGTGTGATCGTGTGGCGATCATCGATGGCGGCCGCATTCTGACTGTCGGCAAGCCCCGCGATCTGATTCGCGAGCTGATTGGCAAGGAAGTGGTGGAGTTCGACACAAACCCTGTGGATCTGAACTATTACCTGGGCCGCTTGCGTGCCGAGGGGTTCTCTTATCAGGTTATCAAAGACACAGTTTCTGTTCTGGTGAAAGAAAATCAGGAAGGCCGCCGCGTGGTGGACCTGATTGCCAGCGACAAGATCTTCATCCGCAAGCCGACATTGAATGACGTTTTCCTGAAGCTTGCGGGCCATCAATTGAGGGATGAATAA
- a CDS encoding ABC transporter permease: protein MKLKDCFTIPKVDSGATKVWSRNFMYFKKTWLVSLFWIVLEPVIYLGAIGFGLGAFVNNMGGMSYIEFFFPALLSTTAMMVAFFEGTYGNYTKLTHQKTYATIMLTRVGPEEIVAGELLWATSKGFFGVIGVTIVALFFGLIDSYRILLALPILFLMSALFSCIGMILTSYARNYDSFIYSTSGLIVPMSLLSGTYFPLDQLPAALRYVAYLFPLTHAVAAVREVLHQGPTLWVLIHVLILLAATWICMNIAFFRIRKKLLK from the coding sequence ATGAAGCTGAAAGACTGCTTTACGATTCCCAAGGTTGATAGCGGTGCCACGAAAGTATGGTCCCGCAATTTCATGTACTTTAAAAAAACCTGGCTGGTGTCCCTGTTCTGGATTGTTCTTGAGCCGGTGATTTACCTTGGGGCCATTGGTTTTGGTCTTGGCGCCTTTGTGAACAACATGGGTGGCATGTCTTATATTGAATTCTTCTTCCCGGCATTGCTGTCGACGACCGCGATGATGGTGGCTTTCTTTGAAGGCACCTACGGGAACTACACCAAACTGACTCATCAGAAAACCTACGCGACGATCATGCTGACTCGTGTGGGGCCTGAAGAAATTGTGGCAGGCGAGCTTTTGTGGGCGACCAGCAAAGGTTTCTTCGGTGTGATCGGAGTCACGATCGTGGCACTGTTCTTTGGATTGATTGATTCTTATCGTATCTTGCTGGCGCTGCCGATCTTGTTCCTGATGAGTGCGCTGTTCTCGTGCATCGGAATGATCCTGACTTCTTACGCCCGCAACTATGATTCCTTTATCTATTCCACCTCCGGTTTGATCGTGCCGATGAGCCTGCTCAGCGGAACTTACTTCCCGCTGGATCAGTTGCCGGCGGCTCTTCGTTATGTGGCTTATTTGTTCCCGCTGACTCACGCTGTGGCGGCGGTGCGCGAAGTGCTGCATCAGGGGCCGACATTGTGGGTTTTGATTCACGTGTTGATTCTGCTGGCGGCGACCTGGATCTGCATGAACATTGCGTTCTTCCGCATTCGCAAGAAATTGCTGAAATAA
- a CDS encoding DUF523 domain-containing protein, with amino-acid sequence MKIVSACLSGVHCRYDCKAQTRSPIEEMVQNGEAIPVCPEQLGGLSTPRPPAERIGDKVLTNKGVDVTDQYTRGAEEALRIAKLVGATEALLKSKSPMCGCGKIYDGTFTGAQKDGDGVFAELLKKHGIKVTPID; translated from the coding sequence ATGAAAATTGTATCCGCCTGCCTTTCCGGCGTTCACTGCCGCTATGACTGCAAAGCCCAGACAAGATCCCCGATTGAAGAGATGGTGCAAAACGGCGAAGCCATTCCGGTTTGCCCCGAGCAATTGGGCGGACTTTCAACTCCCCGGCCTCCGGCAGAACGTATCGGCGATAAAGTTCTGACCAACAAGGGTGTGGATGTGACTGACCAATACACCCGAGGTGCCGAAGAGGCTTTAAGAATTGCCAAGCTCGTTGGCGCCACTGAAGCCCTGTTAAAATCCAAATCCCCGATGTGCGGGTGCGGAAAGATCTATGACGGCACCTTCACTGGCGCCCAGAAAGACGGTGATGGTGTCTTTGCCGAGCTTTTGAAAAAACACGGCATCAAAGTCACCCCGATAGATTAA